The Xiphophorus couchianus chromosome 5, X_couchianus-1.0, whole genome shotgun sequence genome includes a region encoding these proteins:
- the ndufb7 gene encoding NADH dehydrogenase [ubiquinone] 1 beta subcomplex subunit 7 has protein sequence MGAHLAKRYITERDTEPDPTEKFEFDPKIGFEERKEREMIATQDQMNLAQLPLGQRDYCAHHLMKLMKCKRDNWPNFLACKHERHDWDYCEHQDYVMRMKEYERERRLRLRKKRIEAKAEAA, from the exons ATGGGCGCTCACCTGGCCAAGCGGTATATCACCGAAAGGGACACCGAGCCGGACCCTACAGAGAAGTTCGAGTTTGACCCGAAGATCGGCTTCGaagagaggaaagagagag AGATGATCGCCACCCAGGATCAGATGAACCTGGCACAGCTGCCTTTGGGGCAGAGAGATTACTGCGCCCACCATCTGATGAAGCTCATGAAGTGCAAGAGGGACAACTGGCCCAACTTCCTGGCTTGCAAGCACGAGAGGCACGACTGGGACTACTGCGAACACCAGGA TTACGTTATGCGTATGAAGGAGTACGAGAGGGAGAGAAGGCTCCggctgaggaagaagaggattGAGGCAAAGGCAGAAGCTGCATGA